The genomic DNA TGAAACTTGGTGCCGCCACAGTTCTCGCACTTCCTGGGTTTGCAACGCCCCTCTTTAATGGCGCCACACCCCAGACATTTCCAAATGGCCATTTCCCTCACCCTATAATTCGTTGATTAGATATTGTTCTTTAAAATCATTTTAAATTCTGGATTGTCATTTTACACTTTGCATTTTGAATTCGGATAGGGTTTGGCTTCATTAA from Actinomycetota bacterium includes the following:
- a CDS encoding RCKP-type rubredoxin-like domain-containing protein produces the protein MAIWKCLGCGAIKEGRCKPRKCENCGGTKFQKVESK